The following coding sequences lie in one Metallumcola ferriviriculae genomic window:
- a CDS encoding arsenite methyltransferase yields the protein MSKIRDVVKQKYGAAISEKSECCGNSSCCSSLSGNQDDIITANLYDKGEEGLPEEIFKASFGCGNPTALAQLNPGETVLDLGSGSGIDVFLSAKRVGPTGKAYGLDMTDEMLNAAKENQRKLNIDNVEFLKGYIEEIPLPDRSVDIIISNCVINLSTDKKKVLGEAFRVLKEGGRFAISDIVLTKPLSETIQQDLVVWTGCVAGALQMDEYKALLKGIGFQNISVEVTREYDLDSPEAQEFLPKLTTAERREYNGAVVSAFVRAKRPK from the coding sequence ATGTCAAAAATTAGAGACGTTGTGAAGCAGAAATATGGAGCGGCAATATCCGAAAAATCAGAATGCTGCGGGAACAGTAGTTGTTGTAGCAGTTTATCGGGGAATCAAGATGATATTATTACTGCTAATCTTTATGATAAGGGAGAAGAGGGATTACCTGAGGAGATATTTAAAGCATCCTTCGGCTGTGGAAATCCTACTGCCTTAGCACAATTAAATCCCGGTGAAACGGTATTAGATTTGGGTAGCGGTTCCGGGATAGATGTTTTTTTATCGGCTAAACGAGTAGGGCCTACAGGAAAAGCGTATGGTTTAGATATGACTGACGAAATGTTAAACGCAGCAAAGGAAAATCAGCGAAAACTAAATATAGATAATGTAGAGTTTTTAAAAGGTTATATTGAAGAGATTCCTCTCCCGGACAGAAGTGTAGATATCATAATATCTAACTGTGTAATAAATCTCTCTACAGATAAAAAGAAGGTTTTGGGAGAAGCTTTTCGAGTTTTAAAAGAAGGCGGACGTTTTGCCATATCAGACATAGTATTGACCAAACCGCTGTCTGAGACAATTCAGCAGGACCTTGTCGTATGGACGGGGTGTGTGGCCGGGGCCCTACAAATGGATGAATACAAGGCGCTATTAAAAGGGATAGGGTTTCAAAATATAAGTGTCGAAGTTACCCGGGAGTATGACCTAGATAGCCCTGAAGCACAAGAATTTCTTCCTAAACTAACAACAGCAGAAAGAAGGGAATATAACGGAGCAGTGGTTAGTGCCTTTGTCCGCGCTAAAAGGCCGAAGTAG
- a CDS encoding SAM-dependent methyltransferase codes for MKRKGIHKPTIEDIVELSGIETLHPGGFALTKRVAEVAALKKGMKVLDVSSGRGTQAIYYAKNFGVNVTGVDLSNEMVTTAIENAKIANVQDKVSFVKGDSQELLFQDNSFDVVINECAVGIPDNSQKVLDEMARVLKRQGTLVMHESIWRKKLNPEEKEDLSER; via the coding sequence ATGAAACGTAAAGGGATTCACAAGCCGACCATAGAGGATATAGTTGAATTAAGTGGTATAGAAACACTGCACCCTGGTGGTTTTGCGCTTACCAAGCGAGTTGCGGAAGTTGCCGCTCTGAAAAAGGGCATGAAAGTTTTGGATGTATCCAGCGGTAGAGGTACACAGGCCATCTATTATGCAAAAAATTTTGGTGTAAATGTGACCGGAGTAGACTTATCAAATGAAATGGTAACTACTGCCATAGAAAATGCTAAAATAGCAAATGTACAAGACAAAGTCTCCTTCGTAAAAGGAGACTCCCAAGAACTGCTCTTTCAAGACAACTCATTTGATGTAGTAATCAATGAATGTGCAGTCGGTATACCTGATAACTCTCAAAAGGTGCTTGATGAGATGGCAAGAGTCTTAAAGCGACAAGGAACTTTAGTAATGCATGAATCCATCTGGCGCAAGAAATTAAATCCGGAGGAAAAAGAAGACCTTTCAGAGAGGTAA
- a CDS encoding S-layer homology domain-containing protein, which translates to MKKTISFLLLAAFLFSINGLAFAETKLKSGYSDVDDHWALSNIYNVTERGLMNGYPDNSFRPDKNVSRIEMAITLDRTFDFNFSAVKV; encoded by the coding sequence ATGAAAAAAACAATTAGTTTCTTGCTTTTAGCAGCATTTCTTTTTTCCATTAATGGCTTGGCATTTGCTGAGACCAAATTAAAGAGTGGTTACTCTGACGTTGATGACCACTGGGCCTTGTCTAATATTTACAACGTTACCGAGCGTGGGTTAATGAATGGTTATCCCGACAATTCTTTCAGACCAGATAAAAACGTAAGTAGAATAGAAATGGCAATCACCTTGGACCGAACTTTTGATTTCAATTTTAGTGCAGTTAAAGTTTGA
- a CDS encoding S-layer homology domain-containing protein: MQLKFDDVYDGKWYSTSLLETTFFGLLNTDDRMFKPNLDITRIEAAKAIKQSFAAKNLGVMMTQIFQFMMMPKI; encoded by the coding sequence GTGCAGTTAAAGTTTGATGATGTATATGATGGTAAATGGTATAGCACTTCCCTTCTGGAAACAACTTTCTTTGGTCTTTTAAATACTGATGATAGAATGTTTAAACCAAACCTGGATATTACAAGAATTGAAGCTGCAAAAGCTATTAAGCAATCTTTTGCAGCTAAAAATTTAGGTGTGATGATGACCCAAATATTCCAATTTATGATGATGCCGAAGATTTGA
- a CDS encoding S-layer homology domain-containing protein → MSSDENSALSFVFNTGIMKGLDNNTFAPDKPITRAELATALKRTLNTLEVAEPVMNDNTEDAPISDKRVIENPPLPDKGAN, encoded by the coding sequence TTGAGTTCAGATGAAAATTCTGCTTTAAGTTTTGTCTTTAATACCGGCATAATGAAGGGTCTAGACAATAATACTTTTGCACCTGATAAGCCGATAACTAGAGCAGAACTAGCAACTGCCTTAAAAAGAACTTTAAACACTTTAGAGGTGGCTGAACCTGTCATGAATGATAACACTGAGGACGCCCCTATAAGTGATAAGAGAGTCATTGAAAACCCGCCTCTCCCAGACAAAGGTGCGAATTAA
- a CDS encoding MFS transporter — protein sequence MAIVGLNSMTVLSTMTIVPVMWEQWNRPTFENAGLLSVLFIAGTFGNIAGGYLSDTFGPKPIIIGSALLSSTWMVLFLKTQNIFAAFVLIALLGASLNSSGPVTMVISHRLFPKNKGMASGLVMGIGGTLGSLGVGLIGYIGDLYTPVTGLYVASLVVLFIIPLVFTLNTGEEKAI from the coding sequence ATGGCAATTGTTGGTTTGAATTCTATGACCGTCTTGTCCACTATGACCATAGTACCGGTAATGTGGGAACAGTGGAACCGGCCCACTTTTGAAAATGCCGGTCTGCTTTCAGTCTTATTTATTGCGGGTACCTTTGGCAATATTGCCGGCGGTTACTTATCCGATACTTTTGGGCCTAAGCCAATCATAATAGGGTCTGCTCTTCTATCTAGTACTTGGATGGTACTCTTTTTAAAGACACAAAACATCTTCGCTGCTTTTGTTTTGATCGCTTTACTAGGCGCCTCATTAAATTCTTCTGGACCGGTTACGATGGTAATTAGCCATCGCCTTTTTCCGAAAAATAAAGGTATGGCTTCCGGTTTGGTAATGGGCATAGGTGGTACCCTAGGATCCTTGGGTGTAGGTCTTATTGGTTACATTGGAGATTTATATACACCTGTCACCGGTCTTTATGTTGCTTCCTTGGTAGTGTTGTTCATTATTCCATTGGTCTTTACCTTAAACACCGGCGAAGAAAAAGCTATCTAA
- a CDS encoding flavodoxin family protein: protein MFRAAVIYWSNTGNTQKVAQKVAEGLKEGDASVDIIDVKKTVDIDFFDYDLICIGTPSYHWHPPKPMNDFLKTAFKKYQKEGKVKLGSPKIGGKNALIFCTYSGPHTGKNEAEPVGKYVGQFLEHIGFNLLDEWYILSEFHGSEENSTKGRMGDIRGLPDEKKLNEIRVKALELVKTLG, encoded by the coding sequence GTGTTCAGAGCAGCCGTAATATACTGGAGTAATACCGGTAATACACAAAAAGTAGCTCAAAAGGTAGCAGAAGGGCTAAAAGAAGGTGATGCGTCAGTCGATATTATAGATGTTAAAAAGACGGTAGATATTGACTTTTTTGACTACGACCTTATCTGTATCGGGACTCCGTCTTATCATTGGCACCCGCCAAAGCCTATGAACGATTTTTTAAAAACCGCATTTAAGAAGTATCAGAAGGAAGGCAAAGTAAAACTTGGGTCACCAAAGATTGGTGGAAAAAATGCTCTGATTTTCTGTACCTATTCTGGGCCACATACGGGGAAAAATGAGGCAGAGCCAGTGGGCAAGTATGTCGGTCAGTTTTTGGAACATATAGGTTTTAATTTGCTGGATGAATGGTATATCTTAAGTGAATTCCACGGGTCCGAAGAAAATAGCACTAAAGGGCGAATGGGTGATATTAGGGGACTTCCTGATGAAAAAAAATTAAATGAAATTAGGGTAAAAGCGTTAGAGTTGGTTAAGACACTTGGCTAA
- a CDS encoding FAD-dependent oxidoreductase, which produces MLRRVKHLRLELMESSYISALREIINKFEGKVEMNQWHYIKTDKLMATNVPGVFAAGDIRDKVYRQAVLAAADGAIAGIEAEKYLVKQSAKG; this is translated from the coding sequence ATGTTAAGACGAGTAAAACATCTAAGATTGGAGCTGATGGAGTCTTCGTATATATCGGCACTGCGCGAAATTATAAACAAATTCGAAGGTAAAGTGGAAATGAACCAATGGCATTATATCAAGACAGATAAACTAATGGCAACTAATGTACCGGGTGTCTTTGCCGCCGGTGACATTAGAGATAAAGTATATCGGCAGGCAGTTCTGGCTGCTGCTGATGGGGCAATCGCAGGCATTGAGGCGGAAAAATATTTAGTCAAACAGTCTGCTAAAGGCTAG
- a CDS encoding ABC transporter ATP-binding protein encodes MPITIASSTGAKSLIDVQDLCKYFPISKGIFSGVRGQVHAVDKVSFSIEAGETFGLVGESGCGKTTVARLILRLLKPSSGNIYFQGNDITAFKERRLRYLRREMQIIFQDPMASLNPRLTIGELIGEPLEIHGVGNKKERKQNVKELLDAVGLQQNHYYHFPHELSGGQRQRVGIARALALRPKLIIADEPVSALDVSIRSQIINLLRDLQEEFNLTYLFITHDMSVIKHISNRVGVMYLGKILELAPKETLFRQPRHPYTQALLSAIPIPNPEIERTRILLQGDIPNPINPPLGCPFHTRCLYASNRCKEEEPLLRQVEGGHFVACHL; translated from the coding sequence ATGCCAATTACAATAGCTAGCTCCACAGGAGCCAAATCGCTGATAGATGTTCAAGACTTGTGCAAATACTTCCCTATTAGTAAAGGGATTTTTTCAGGCGTTAGGGGACAGGTGCATGCAGTAGACAAGGTTTCCTTCTCAATTGAAGCCGGGGAGACCTTTGGGCTAGTTGGGGAAAGCGGCTGCGGCAAGACCACCGTGGCTAGATTAATACTACGCTTGTTAAAACCCTCTTCCGGAAACATATATTTCCAAGGTAACGATATCACCGCCTTTAAAGAACGTAGGCTACGCTATTTGAGGCGCGAGATGCAAATAATCTTTCAAGACCCGATGGCCTCGCTTAACCCTCGCCTAACTATTGGTGAGTTGATTGGCGAACCGTTGGAAATCCACGGTGTCGGTAATAAAAAGGAAAGAAAGCAAAACGTTAAAGAATTATTGGATGCGGTGGGTCTGCAGCAGAACCATTATTATCATTTCCCCCATGAACTGAGCGGCGGGCAGCGACAGCGAGTAGGAATAGCCCGAGCACTGGCTTTAAGACCCAAATTAATTATTGCTGACGAGCCGGTATCAGCATTGGATGTCTCGATAAGGTCCCAGATAATCAACTTACTGCGTGACTTGCAGGAAGAGTTTAACCTTACTTACCTATTTATTACCCATGATATGAGTGTAATTAAACACATCAGCAATAGAGTCGGGGTAATGTATTTAGGAAAAATATTGGAACTCGCCCCAAAGGAAACACTTTTCAGACAGCCGCGTCATCCATATACACAAGCCTTATTAAGTGCAATTCCCATTCCAAACCCCGAAATTGAAAGGACTAGAATATTGTTACAGGGGGATATCCCAAATCCCATCAACCCTCCTTTAGGATGCCCGTTTCATACCCGCTGCTTATATGCATCAAATCGATGTAAGGAGGAAGAACCTTTGCTGCGTCAAGTTGAGGGCGGCCATTTTGTTGCGTGCCATCTGTAA
- a CDS encoding ABC transporter ATP-binding protein, which yields MAAQQDKVNREDVLLSVRDLRTYFNTEDGLVKAVDGVNFHVRRGEILGIVGESGSGKSVTARSIMQLVPCPPGKIQGEIVFEGSDLLSKRPGEMRLMRGKEISMVFQEPMTSLNPAYTIGFQINESIRMHQGLSKKDGLAKAVEMLRLVGIPSPEKRIGEYPFQLSGGMRQRVMIAMALSCNPKLLIADEPTTALDVTIQAQILDLIVKSSSELGSSVILITHDLGVVAETAHRVVVMYAGQVVEVAPVKDLFRDPGHPYTQGLLLAIPRLDENKVRLNIIPGHSPNPSSFPQGCRFHPRCEARISNCSIEQPPLICKESGRWVRCWHTIK from the coding sequence ATGGCTGCCCAGCAAGATAAGGTTAATCGTGAAGATGTTTTATTATCTGTCAGGGATTTGCGCACTTATTTCAACACTGAAGACGGCTTGGTTAAAGCCGTGGACGGAGTGAACTTTCATGTTCGCCGTGGGGAAATCCTGGGCATAGTCGGGGAATCAGGCAGCGGTAAAAGCGTCACTGCCCGGTCTATCATGCAGCTTGTGCCCTGTCCCCCTGGAAAAATTCAAGGTGAAATAGTTTTTGAAGGCTCAGATTTGTTATCCAAGCGTCCCGGAGAAATGCGCCTTATGCGAGGAAAAGAAATATCTATGGTATTCCAGGAACCGATGACCTCTTTAAACCCTGCCTATACTATCGGCTTTCAAATCAACGAAAGCATCAGGATGCACCAGGGGTTGTCTAAAAAGGATGGTTTAGCTAAGGCCGTAGAAATGTTGCGTTTGGTTGGCATTCCTTCCCCGGAAAAAAGAATAGGCGAATACCCGTTTCAACTTTCCGGCGGCATGAGACAGCGGGTAATGATAGCGATGGCACTTTCTTGTAACCCGAAACTATTAATAGCTGACGAACCTACTACAGCACTTGACGTCACCATCCAAGCACAAATTTTGGACCTGATAGTTAAAAGCAGTAGTGAATTAGGAAGTTCGGTAATATTGATTACGCATGATTTAGGGGTGGTGGCAGAAACTGCCCATCGTGTAGTGGTAATGTATGCCGGCCAGGTTGTGGAGGTAGCGCCGGTAAAAGACCTTTTTAGGGACCCGGGGCACCCTTATACCCAGGGACTGCTATTAGCAATTCCTCGGCTGGATGAAAACAAAGTGCGGCTTAATATCATTCCCGGGCATAGTCCTAACCCATCTTCTTTCCCGCAAGGGTGCCGTTTCCACCCGCGATGTGAAGCAAGAATATCCAACTGCAGCATTGAACAGCCCCCTTTGATTTGCAAGGAATCGGGGCGTTGGGTACGCTGCTGGCATACTATTAAATAA
- a CDS encoding ABC transporter permease has protein sequence MDSNSVAADTNGEIRTSRPRFYMAKSMGKKLLKDKLVLTALAFITVVILTSVMAPIFSPFDPGQGTIWERLTPPVWLEGGSSQHLLGTDQQGRDVLSRLMWGGRVSLRVGFLVMLVSGTVGTILGLTAGYFGGRIDGLIMRLVDIQFCFPGMLIALVFVMVLGPGEFNLVLALAFNGWMVYARMARGLVLSLRDGPLVEAAKAIGTPPGKIMYRHIFPNIFSPLLTLYVLEVARIILAEATMSFLGYGIQPPKASWGLIIGEGRKYITAGGWWLVVFPGVLIALSVLSLNIISGWMRTELDPLQRGKSLR, from the coding sequence ATGGACAGTAACTCGGTAGCAGCTGATACAAACGGTGAAATTAGAACCTCTCGCCCCCGTTTCTATATGGCAAAGTCCATGGGAAAAAAATTACTTAAGGATAAACTAGTGCTTACTGCGCTGGCATTTATTACAGTAGTAATTTTGACGAGCGTCATGGCACCAATTTTCTCACCATTCGACCCGGGCCAGGGAACTATTTGGGAGAGGCTCACCCCCCCTGTTTGGCTAGAAGGAGGTTCCTCTCAACACCTTTTGGGAACTGACCAACAAGGAAGAGATGTATTGAGCCGGCTAATGTGGGGAGGACGGGTTTCCTTAAGAGTTGGTTTCTTAGTTATGTTGGTATCTGGTACTGTTGGAACTATATTAGGGCTTACGGCCGGTTATTTTGGCGGTAGAATAGATGGCTTGATTATGCGGCTTGTCGATATCCAGTTTTGTTTTCCAGGAATGCTGATTGCGCTGGTGTTTGTTATGGTGCTGGGCCCCGGGGAATTCAATTTGGTCTTGGCTCTGGCATTTAACGGCTGGATGGTCTATGCACGTATGGCCCGGGGCCTGGTACTTTCCCTCCGGGACGGGCCCCTTGTGGAAGCAGCTAAAGCAATTGGCACACCCCCCGGAAAGATAATGTATCGGCACATTTTTCCAAACATTTTTTCCCCTTTGCTGACACTTTATGTGCTGGAAGTCGCGAGAATCATCCTGGCTGAAGCAACAATGAGCTTTTTAGGCTACGGGATCCAACCGCCAAAGGCCTCGTGGGGCTTAATTATTGGTGAAGGTAGAAAATACATCACCGCAGGCGGTTGGTGGTTAGTTGTTTTCCCCGGTGTATTAATCGCCCTTTCAGTCTTATCTCTCAACATTATATCCGGCTGGATGAGAACGGAATTGGACCCTTTGCAAAGAGGAAAATCACTGCGTTAA
- a CDS encoding ABC transporter permease, with protein sequence MYKYIFIRLINAIIVVCGVSLLVFVLTRTIGNPVDVMLPIEASIAERVKLTHQLGLDKPFLIQLWAYFSGVAQGDFGLSWWQRQPALTVALERLPATFLLLVTSFLLAFTLAVPLGVLAAIKPKSLLDKICSTGSLLGVCLPNFWLGLMLIIVFAVKLGWFYTSGYGTWRHLVLPAVTLSVLPLGRITQMVRSAMLDQLQQQYIVTARSKGLAEWVVVVRHALKNAGVTIVTISGWELGRMMAGYTVVIEVVFGWPGLGQLVVESINQQDFPLLQALTFVIASIISLLNLVIDLTYPFFDPRIKYD encoded by the coding sequence GTGTATAAATACATTTTTATTAGGCTGATTAACGCTATCATAGTTGTTTGCGGGGTATCGCTGCTGGTGTTTGTCTTAACTCGGACAATAGGTAATCCGGTGGATGTGATGCTTCCAATAGAAGCCAGCATAGCGGAACGAGTAAAATTGACCCATCAGTTAGGTCTAGATAAACCCTTTTTGATACAGCTGTGGGCCTATTTCTCCGGTGTAGCACAAGGTGATTTCGGTCTGTCCTGGTGGCAGCGCCAACCGGCTTTAACAGTGGCTTTGGAGCGTTTGCCGGCCACTTTTCTACTGTTGGTGACTTCTTTTTTACTTGCTTTTACTTTGGCTGTCCCATTGGGAGTACTGGCGGCAATTAAACCAAAATCTCTATTAGACAAAATATGCTCTACCGGGTCACTACTGGGTGTATGCTTGCCAAACTTTTGGCTGGGTCTGATGCTGATAATAGTTTTTGCAGTAAAGCTTGGGTGGTTCTATACTTCGGGTTATGGTACGTGGAGGCACCTGGTATTACCCGCAGTTACTCTTTCGGTACTTCCTCTGGGAAGGATTACCCAAATGGTAAGGTCGGCTATGCTAGACCAACTGCAGCAACAATATATAGTTACTGCCCGGTCAAAAGGATTGGCGGAATGGGTGGTAGTGGTACGCCATGCGTTAAAAAATGCCGGCGTCACGATTGTAACAATCTCCGGTTGGGAATTGGGTCGGATGATGGCCGGTTATACTGTAGTGATTGAAGTTGTTTTTGGGTGGCCGGGTTTGGGCCAGTTGGTGGTTGAAAGTATCAACCAGCAGGACTTTCCATTGTTACAAGCCCTAACTTTTGTTATCGCCTCAATTATTAGTTTACTTAATTTGGTGATTGACCTGACCTATCCCTTCTTTGACCCGCGCATTAAATATGATTAA
- a CDS encoding ABC transporter substrate-binding protein: protein MRKFTVVTLFLMFVLSVGLILSGCGGSVSDKQVDKNSKVQEQQETPQQKTRDTVRIAIPSEPSTMDVQYPDDGNMRAVTENVAEGLLAMDGQSLKPIPALATEVTPTNETTWRIKLRQGVKFHNGSPFNADDVVFSVRRQISDELNSDIRGYWESFDAIEKISDEEVQITTKGADPNFKVRLTLLKIMNKEWVEANPDQVPLQLIGTGPYKLTEWKRGQSITIEANENYWGPQPAVKTAIYRFIEEDATRAQALKAGEIDVATNMLPEYVSDLPKVKTVDGLEFSLLRLNAIKGVMKDVRLRQAASYAVDKRALAEALYQGYATVAQGQVFKPGYIGYNPDLAPYPYDPEKAKELMAEAGYNGEKLEFVGERGRWLKDGEQIEAIAQMLRAVGFNVEVKMLSFQQWLRVLFDRERSPDMIFTFHSNDIFDADRTFGTYVYTKGPGSSYPDTLDAKIESARKEMDLEKRSQLYREIGQAIYDDPAWISLINIQDIYGMHDYVEYEPRQDMRLAVYEMKLK, encoded by the coding sequence GTGCGTAAATTTACTGTGGTCACTTTGTTTTTGATGTTTGTTTTGAGTGTTGGTTTGATACTTTCTGGCTGCGGAGGCAGCGTCAGCGATAAACAAGTGGACAAAAATTCGAAGGTACAGGAACAGCAGGAAACACCCCAGCAAAAAACGAGGGATACCGTTAGGATAGCAATCCCCAGTGAGCCCAGCACTATGGATGTCCAATACCCGGATGATGGTAATATGCGTGCGGTGACGGAGAATGTAGCGGAGGGTTTGCTTGCTATGGATGGACAGTCATTAAAACCCATTCCAGCATTGGCTACGGAAGTCACCCCCACCAATGAGACAACATGGCGAATAAAGCTGCGTCAGGGCGTAAAATTTCATAATGGCAGCCCCTTCAACGCCGATGATGTGGTATTCAGTGTTCGGCGTCAGATCAGTGATGAGCTGAATTCCGACATTAGGGGATATTGGGAAAGCTTTGACGCAATAGAAAAGATTTCAGATGAAGAGGTGCAAATCACAACCAAAGGAGCCGACCCTAATTTCAAGGTAAGATTAACATTGCTTAAAATTATGAATAAGGAATGGGTAGAGGCAAACCCGGACCAAGTGCCCCTACAATTAATCGGTACCGGACCCTATAAACTTACGGAATGGAAGCGTGGCCAATCCATAACTATTGAGGCCAATGAGAATTACTGGGGCCCTCAGCCGGCAGTAAAAACAGCCATCTATCGTTTTATTGAAGAAGATGCCACCAGAGCGCAGGCCTTGAAGGCGGGCGAAATTGATGTAGCAACAAATATGCTTCCGGAATATGTATCCGACCTTCCTAAAGTAAAAACAGTGGATGGTCTGGAGTTCAGCCTCTTACGGCTTAACGCCATTAAAGGCGTAATGAAAGATGTCCGCCTCCGTCAGGCAGCAAGCTACGCAGTGGATAAAAGAGCTCTGGCCGAGGCCCTTTATCAAGGTTATGCCACTGTAGCCCAGGGGCAAGTCTTTAAGCCCGGCTATATTGGTTATAACCCAGATTTAGCACCTTATCCGTATGACCCTGAAAAAGCTAAAGAATTAATGGCTGAAGCGGGTTACAATGGGGAGAAATTAGAGTTTGTTGGCGAACGCGGCCGCTGGTTAAAAGATGGTGAACAAATTGAAGCTATTGCCCAGATGCTTAGGGCGGTAGGATTTAATGTTGAAGTAAAGATGCTTAGTTTTCAACAATGGTTAAGGGTGTTATTTGACCGCGAGCGCTCTCCGGACATGATTTTTACCTTCCACAGTAACGATATCTTCGATGCGGACAGAACATTCGGCACATATGTATATACCAAGGGCCCAGGATCATCCTACCCCGACACATTGGATGCAAAAATCGAGTCAGCACGAAAAGAAATGGATTTAGAGAAACGAAGTCAGCTTTACCGGGAAATAGGTCAGGCAATTTATGACGACCCCGCCTGGATCTCTCTGATCAACATTCAAGATATTTATGGTATGCATGATTACGTAGAGTATGAGCCCAGACAGGATATGAGGCTTGCGGTATATGAAATGAAGTTAAAATAA
- the ltrA gene encoding group II intron reverse transcriptase/maturase, whose translation MKKWYSLIDKIYRKENLELAFKHVKRNKGAPGIDGETVSDFAAKLELNIEFLHERLKTKSFEPSPVRRVEIEKPEGGVRLLGIPTVKDRVVQQAIVNIIEPIFDKTFHPSSYGYRPNHSQHQAVAKAERFMNKYGLEHVVDMDLSKCFDTLDHEIMIKAVSEQISDGQVLDLIRNFLKSGVMHSDNFSKTEVGSPQGGVCSPLLSNIYLNQFDQKMMKKGIRIVRYADDILIFAKDKKTAGDYRAYATKVLEEELKLKINKEKTKLTSVHEGVEFLGFVIRRKTLGVNPKRIKRFKDKVRRITRRNSGRKLENIIKELNPVLRGWMNYYRVANIKEFTRNFMGWLRRRLRMVKMKQWKTCKAMDKEMRKLGIKGNGLKMAVTKWKNSNVHIIHQILPNQYFENLGLIDMHQYEVGLLSNHY comes from the coding sequence ATGAAGAAATGGTACAGCCTTATCGATAAAATATATCGAAAAGAAAATTTAGAACTAGCCTTTAAGCACGTAAAGAGAAACAAAGGAGCCCCTGGGATAGATGGGGAAACCGTTTCTGATTTTGCGGCTAAACTAGAGCTAAATATTGAGTTTCTTCATGAAAGACTGAAAACCAAAAGCTTCGAACCCAGTCCAGTTAGGAGAGTAGAAATCGAGAAGCCAGAAGGTGGCGTAAGATTACTAGGCATTCCTACCGTAAAGGACAGGGTGGTGCAGCAGGCCATTGTAAATATTATAGAGCCAATCTTTGATAAAACATTTCATCCATCAAGCTATGGATATCGACCTAATCATTCACAACACCAAGCAGTAGCCAAAGCAGAACGCTTTATGAATAAGTATGGTTTAGAGCATGTGGTAGATATGGACCTAAGTAAATGTTTTGATACCCTTGACCATGAAATCATGATAAAAGCAGTATCAGAACAAATAAGTGACGGGCAAGTATTAGACCTGATTAGAAACTTTCTAAAATCAGGCGTAATGCACAGTGATAACTTCTCAAAGACAGAAGTCGGAAGCCCGCAAGGCGGCGTCTGTTCACCATTACTTAGTAATATCTACCTCAATCAGTTTGACCAAAAGATGATGAAAAAGGGCATAAGGATAGTACGTTACGCTGACGATATTCTTATCTTTGCAAAAGATAAGAAAACAGCAGGTGACTATAGAGCCTATGCCACAAAAGTCTTAGAAGAAGAACTGAAGCTAAAGATAAACAAAGAGAAAACCAAACTTACAAGCGTGCATGAAGGTGTTGAATTTTTAGGATTTGTAATTCGGAGGAAAACACTTGGAGTCAATCCGAAAAGGATAAAACGCTTCAAAGATAAAGTGAGAAGAATTACAAGGAGAAATTCAGGGAGAAAGCTTGAAAACATAATCAAAGAGCTAAATCCAGTGTTAAGAGGATGGATGAATTACTATCGAGTAGCGAACATTAAGGAATTTACACGAAACTTTATGGGTTGGCTACGCAGAAGATTAAGAATGGTGAAAATGAAGCAATGGAAAACCTGCAAGGCAATGGATAAAGAGATGAGAAAGCTAGGTATCAAAGGAAATGGATTAAAAATGGCTGTGACAAAATGGAAAAATTCTAATGTTCACATCATACATCAGATACTGCCAAATCAATACTTTGAGAATCTAGGTCTTATCGATATGCACCAATACGAAGTTGGGTTGTTGTCGAATCATTATTAA